CCGGACGATAGAGATCCGAGCCTTAAAGGTCCAGCTGGAGTTAGCCCGAGAATACGAGGTACCCATCATTGTCCACACGCCGAGCAAGAACAAGGTTGGAATCACCGAGAAGGTGTTGGATATCTTGAATTCCTCGGGTATAGATCCATCACTGGTGTTAGTGGACCACGCCTCGGCGGAGGACCGTCCAGCTAATCGGTGAGGAAGGGTACGCGGTTGGGCTGACACTCCGACCGGGAGAGCTCGACGTGTGGGAAGCGTGTGATATCGTAGAGGAGTACGCCGACGAGGTGACGCTCATCGCGAGCAGTGACCTGGGATCACTAGCCGCCGATCCACTCGCTCTCCCCAAGCTAGCCCTCGAACTGGAACGCCGGAACGTCGAGAAAGGCGTTATCCGGGACGTTACAGCCCGGAACGCCAAGAGGTTTTACGGGCTCTAACCCCTAGCCCTAGAGCACGAGGTTTCAGGCAGCTCCGGTTCCTTCCTTTATCGATCACGCGGGCGGGTGATCAAGCCTGTCAGAGCAACCCCACATTGAAGACGAATCCTACAGCGATTCCTAAGGATCACTTCCTCATCACGAGACCGATTAAGACCTGAGGACGAACCCTCGTTCTAGTCGTCCTTGATGACGTTTCACGAGGGGCCGTGAGGACCGATTGCGCTTCGCCGCGCTCTACTCACATCCGTTCGGTAAGAGGATGATAGCCAATCTACTGAACGAACCCGGTCACTGCAGAGCTTGCGGGCCTGCATGCGACGGATGCAAGTACGACATGTACTCCCTCGTCGACTCCCTTGTCACCGTTGAGAGGATACCTAAACCGGAGGAGTTACCATCGTTCATCGACGAGCCAAAGAACTACCTCCCAGAAATACCACCAGTAGATGTTCTTGTGGTGATCGGATTGCACCCAGACCTCCTTGTAGCGTTACCCAGAGTGTACAAAATCAAGGCACTGATAGTACCCGTCGAGGAACCCGATTGGATCGACCCGTGGATCGAGGAGAAACTACGAGAGGTGTGCGAAGGAGACGGCGTGGAGCTCACCGTGGCGAGGCCAGGGTGCGACCTGGAACCGTCGGGTCCCGTAACCGAGGCGTTCTGCGACGCGGGCATGATCGGGAAGCCTAAGCTGTTTATGAAGGTCGAGGACGGCGTCGTGACCGACGTCAACGTAGTACGATCGGCGCCATGCGGTTGCACGTGGTTCGTGGCCAAACGACTGGTCGGTGTGGACGCTGATCCCGAAGAGGTGAAGGCTACAGTTTCCGAGACGCACCACTCGTACCCCTGCACGGCTTCGATGGAGGTCGACAAGCACGTCGGGGACACCCTGCTCCACGTAGCGGGACGGTTGCACATCAAGGCGGCTCTCCGAGCGCTCGAAGAAGCGATAGATACCGACACCTGATAGGCATCTCACTCCTCTCCTGGTACTCTCTCCAAAACTTCCCGGAACAGTCTCCACTTATCCTCGTATAGATTGTACTCCCTGCGTACGTCGTCCTCGACGTCTTCGACTCTGTAACCCACGGGATAGTACGTCGAAACAAGCTCTCCGTTTCGGCGCTTTGGTCTCAGTTCTATTTCACCCAGACGGAGCAGATCGAAGACAGCTTCCTTCACATCGACGGAGAAGTAGGGTGCCTTGAGCAGTATGCAGTGACCGTATTCAGTTCCCGTCAGTGGTCTTCCGGTCTCACGCTCGAAAGCTTTGTCCAGTAAATACACCGCACGGAACAGGGAGCGCTTGTCTAGACCGGGCCGGAACGCGACGATGTACTTCACCAGAGGCCGCAGGTTAGCGTCCGTCGGTTTGACCTTGTGACACCTGCATCGGGCATGCAATCGAGGCTCCCCCTCGTATCGGTGTGTTCGGAAGTACTCAAACGTTTGATGAAAATCGAAACTAATATAAGTCGAGCTACCCTCATAACGGTCGAATAATGTCGAACATTCCAACAGTACCGAACAGGGGAGATCCCCGTGGAAGAGAAGAAACCTTCGTGTCCGTACACTGATGAAGTCGTATGCGAACTGGTCGAGCACGCGAAGGAGCTGAATGAGGAGATACCGAGTGTAGAGACCCCACATATCCGATGGCCAGTTCAGTTCCCGAAATGCCCGTATGGCAAGCAGGGCGTTTGGTGTAACATCTGCTCGAACGGCCCGTGCCGGATCACGGAGAAGACGCCACGAGGTGTCTGCGGAGCGACGGCGGACGTGATCGTAGCACGGAACTTCTTGCGTCACGTCGCCGCCGGAGCCGCCTGCTACTTACACTGCCTGGAAAACGCCGCCAGGGCCTTAAAGTCCGTAGCGGACGAGGAATCCCCTTACGAGATCGCGGACGAGAAGGCGCTGAGGCACGCTGCCGAAGTTTACGGTCTAGATGCATCAGGTAAACCGGAAGACGTGGCCGAAGAGATCGCGGAGTTCATCCTCGAGGACATTTACAGGCCGAGATACGAGGAATCGGAAGTGTTCAAGGCGGTTGTGCCGGATTGGCGTATCGAGATGTATGAAGAAATGGGTCTAATTCCGGGCGGAGCTAAGTCGGAGGTACACGACGCACTCGTCAAGACAAGTACGAACCTCAACTCAGATCCCTTAGACATGCTCCTCCACGTGCTGCGGCTGGGACTGATCACCGGACCTGTTTCGCTCTTCGGAGTGGAGACGATCAACGATATCCTCTTCGGTAGCCCGAGGATCACGCAAACGGAGGGTGGTCCCGGAATATTGGATCCGGACTATGTCAACATCATGACCACCGGTCACCAGATGTCTCTCATGAAATACCTAACGGACGCCGCCGAGAGGCTGGAAGAAGAGGCCAAGGCGGCAGGCGCTAAAGGCATCAGGATCATCGGTGCGACGTGCGTCGGTGACGATTTCGAGGCACGTGCCGACCACCTACCGGACACGTACGCGGGTTTCGCGGGCAACAATTTCGCTACGGAGGCACTCGCAGCGACGGGTCTCGTGGACGCGATCGTGAGCGAGTTTAACTGCACGTTCCCAGGTCTGAAGTTCTACGGTGAAAAGCTGGACGTTGAGCTGATCGCAGTCGACGACGTGGCTAAGGTGTGGGGAGCAAAGCTGATCTTATGGGACCCGGAGCGTGCCGAAGAGGTCGCGGAGGAGGCCGTCCGGAGAGCTATAGAGGCGTTCAAGGAGCGGAGGTCGAAGCACGAAGATAAGATCCTAGAGCCGGAGCATAAGCACGAGAACGTGGTCGGGTTCGGATACTTCTCGATCGAGGAGGCGGTAGGTTGGGAGAACGTTCTCAAGCTGATCGAAGAGGGCACCATCCGCGGAGTGTGCGCCATCGTGGGTTGTACGAACCTCTCCAGCGGCGGCCACAACGTGCCGGCGGTCGAACTCGCAAAGGAGATGATCAAGCGCGACGTGCTCGTGCTCGGTGCAGGTTGTGTGAACGGAGCGTTCGCCAATGCTGGAATGTTCAACCCTAAGGCAGCCGAGCTGGCCGGTGATAACCTCAGGAAGGTGTGCGAGGAGTTGAATATTCCACCGGTACTGCATTACGGCCCGTGTTTAGCGATCGGTAAAGTCGAGCATCTCGTTTTCGAGATCGCAGAGATACTTCGAGAGAAAACAGGTGAGGAAATCGACATACCGGACGTACCCGCCGTTGCGAGTGCGCCGCAGTGGCTCGAGGAGCAAGCCCTAGCGGACGCGTCCTCGGCCCTAGCTCTAGGTATCACGCTGCACGTGAGCCCAGTGCCGCCAGTGACCGGTAGCGAACTGGTTACGAAGACGTTGCTGGAAGACCTACCGGACCTCACCGGCGGCGAGCTGATTGTAGAGACGGACATGAGACGGGCCGGAAAGACCCTAGCCGATAAGATCGAAGAAAAGCGGAAACGGCTCGGTATCTAGTTCCAACCCACACTTCCGGGATGGTGATGGTCATGGAGATCGAGGCGATCCGTATCGCAACGGGAGCTCCTGGCGATCTGTATATGGTGGCAGAAATCGCGGAGGGCGAGGTTGTAAACGCCGAAGTGTGCTCTAGTACGACACCAGTCTCCTGGGAGACGCTCGTCCTCGAGAAGCCCGTGGAGTTCGCCGTGGTAGCAGCCGAACGAGTATGCGCCAGCTGTGACGCGAGTCTAGGGCTCGCCGTAGCCGAGGCGGCCGAGGCGGCTCTTGACGTCGAGATCCAGGACGAAGCAGAGCGAGCGCGTGAGATTCTGAACATGGCTAACATCGTCAGGGCACACGCCACCGTGCTGGCGAGGACCGACTTCATCAACGTGAAGAAGCCAGCATACGACCTGGTAAAGGCAGCGAAAGACATCATGCATGCCGTCGGAGGAAAGCCAGATCACCCACCGGCCGTGACCGTAGGAGGTATGAACATCGAAAGGCTACCCGTAAACAGGATTGAATCCGTAGCCAAAGATGCCGCCGATGTAGCAGACAGGCTCGAAGACGAGGTCGGATTCGAGGTAGATCGGGCGGAGGAAGGTATCAATGTGGAGACTGAAGAGGTACCGACGGGACTGAAGGTTTCGGATACATACAAGGGCGACATAGATCCAGACAAGGTCGAGGTTCTAATGCCGGACGAGTTCTACCGGATGAGAACCACCCTGAAGATAGCGAACAACGTCGTCGCCAGGTATGACGGGGAACCCGTCCTCGTCGGTCCTTACGCCCGAGTAAGGAGAGTGGAGAACCCGCTAGACCTCTACACCGTCAGGGCCGAGGAAATAGCGAGGATGCTCGACGGTATCGCAAACGCCACATCCGGGCTAGACCCGACCGGGAACTTCCGAACGGACGTCGAGCTCGGCTCGGGAGTGGGTACGGCGGCCGTGGAGGCACCAGAAGGTACTCTGATCGTCTCGCTGGAACTACGGGCGGGGCGCGTGGATAAAGCCCTGATGCTAACACCATGCAACTTCAAGGTTGCGGCGGTCGTGGAGATGGTACGCGGCCTGACGGTTGACGGGGCTGAAACCGTTCTGCGCGCGGTCGGCCTCTCCGGTAGATGTCTTACTCACTAGGGGGAGCTCGAAGTGAAGGTGGCTGTTCTGTCCCTTATGGCTTGTGGTGCATGCGCCAGGAACCTGGAGGAGTGTTGCTACGAAGATGGTCATGAGATAGTCTGGTCGAGCCTAGATGGCGACGAAGGAGAACCGGACGCCGACGTTCTGTTCGTAGAAGGCTCGGTGGACTTTGCCGACGCCGAGACCCTGGAGAAGTTAGAGGAGGCGGCTTCAGCCGCCAGCACTGTGGTATCACTGGGCTCCTGTGCTGCCACCGGAG
Above is a window of Methanopyrus sp. SNP6 DNA encoding:
- a CDS encoding DUF166 domain-containing protein, which codes for MRFAALYSHPFGKRMIANLLNEPGHCRACGPACDGCKYDMYSLVDSLVTVERIPKPEELPSFIDEPKNYLPEIPPVDVLVVIGLHPDLLVALPRVYKIKALIVPVEEPDWIDPWIEEKLREVCEGDGVELTVARPGCDLEPSGPVTEAFCDAGMIGKPKLFMKVEDGVVTDVNVVRSAPCGCTWFVAKRLVGVDADPEEVKATVSETHHSYPCTASMEVDKHVGDTLLHVAGRLHIKAALRALEEAIDTDT
- the cooS gene encoding anaerobic carbon-monoxide dehydrogenase catalytic subunit, whose amino-acid sequence is MEEKKPSCPYTDEVVCELVEHAKELNEEIPSVETPHIRWPVQFPKCPYGKQGVWCNICSNGPCRITEKTPRGVCGATADVIVARNFLRHVAAGAACYLHCLENAARALKSVADEESPYEIADEKALRHAAEVYGLDASGKPEDVAEEIAEFILEDIYRPRYEESEVFKAVVPDWRIEMYEEMGLIPGGAKSEVHDALVKTSTNLNSDPLDMLLHVLRLGLITGPVSLFGVETINDILFGSPRITQTEGGPGILDPDYVNIMTTGHQMSLMKYLTDAAERLEEEAKAAGAKGIRIIGATCVGDDFEARADHLPDTYAGFAGNNFATEALAATGLVDAIVSEFNCTFPGLKFYGEKLDVELIAVDDVAKVWGAKLILWDPERAEEVAEEAVRRAIEAFKERRSKHEDKILEPEHKHENVVGFGYFSIEEAVGWENVLKLIEEGTIRGVCAIVGCTNLSSGGHNVPAVELAKEMIKRDVLVLGAGCVNGAFANAGMFNPKAAELAGDNLRKVCEELNIPPVLHYGPCLAIGKVEHLVFEIAEILREKTGEEIDIPDVPAVASAPQWLEEQALADASSALALGITLHVSPVPPVTGSELVTKTLLEDLPDLTGGELIVETDMRRAGKTLADKIEEKRKRLGI
- a CDS encoding Ni/Fe hydrogenase subunit alpha, whose translation is MVMEIEAIRIATGAPGDLYMVAEIAEGEVVNAEVCSSTTPVSWETLVLEKPVEFAVVAAERVCASCDASLGLAVAEAAEAALDVEIQDEAERAREILNMANIVRAHATVLARTDFINVKKPAYDLVKAAKDIMHAVGGKPDHPPAVTVGGMNIERLPVNRIESVAKDAADVADRLEDEVGFEVDRAEEGINVETEEVPTGLKVSDTYKGDIDPDKVEVLMPDEFYRMRTTLKIANNVVARYDGEPVLVGPYARVRRVENPLDLYTVRAEEIARMLDGIANATSGLDPTGNFRTDVELGSGVGTAAVEAPEGTLIVSLELRAGRVDKALMLTPCNFKVAAVVEMVRGLTVDGAETVLRAVGLSGRCLTH